From the genome of Gammaproteobacteria bacterium, one region includes:
- a CDS encoding amidohydrolase family protein, which yields MRCSFVTHALFAAALFAVLPGQPAAARQGNDTIRARDGTPIPVIPRAPEGMAEGAVWIPPMPPLEATLPPEGWEPVGYEQPPMPYILLRLPRTNITRAGFPAIDFHVHAGELTTSEAYESMVALMDSIGMGAIINLNGGTGAHLDSTLAAGQAYRDRVVNFVTLNLDGINEPGWSEWMAGELERGFLAGAGGLKVSKALGQGARNPDGSFIQADDPRLDAVWAMAAKHDKPIMIHTSDSVGRFYPIGPLNERYEAGLWRHPGDKSGNLYESGPPREVIEVARERMLAKHPRTRFVLGHMAMLYYDPGRLGTLLDTYPNADLETSAAIQDLGRAPRLWREFFLKYQDRILFGTDGNRRRTIDDFWTPHWRFLETFDEHFFHPAQVRTPGGSPGHGRYNIYGIGLPDEVLRKIYFENALRHLPYMRDSIERQLAERGG from the coding sequence ATGCGTTGTTCGTTCGTGACTCATGCCCTGTTCGCCGCGGCGCTGTTCGCCGTTCTCCCGGGCCAGCCGGCCGCAGCCCGGCAGGGCAACGACACCATAAGGGCCCGCGACGGAACCCCCATTCCGGTGATCCCGCGCGCGCCCGAGGGGATGGCCGAAGGCGCCGTCTGGATCCCGCCGATGCCGCCTCTGGAGGCGACCCTGCCTCCGGAGGGCTGGGAACCGGTCGGATACGAGCAGCCGCCCATGCCCTATATCCTGCTCCGGCTCCCGAGAACCAACATCACGCGGGCAGGATTCCCGGCCATCGACTTCCACGTGCACGCCGGCGAACTCACCACCTCCGAGGCGTACGAGAGCATGGTCGCCCTCATGGACTCCATCGGCATGGGCGCGATCATCAACCTGAACGGCGGCACCGGGGCCCACCTCGACTCCACGCTGGCGGCGGGGCAGGCGTACCGGGACCGGGTCGTGAACTTCGTCACCCTGAACCTCGACGGCATCAACGAGCCCGGCTGGTCAGAGTGGATGGCCGGGGAGCTGGAACGCGGCTTTCTGGCCGGCGCCGGCGGCCTGAAGGTGTCCAAGGCACTGGGCCAGGGCGCGCGCAACCCGGACGGCAGCTTCATCCAGGCCGACGATCCGCGCCTCGATGCCGTGTGGGCGATGGCCGCGAAGCACGACAAGCCGATCATGATTCACACCAGCGACTCGGTCGGACGCTTCTATCCCATCGGTCCTCTCAACGAGCGCTACGAGGCCGGCCTGTGGCGGCATCCGGGGGACAAGAGCGGCAATCTCTACGAGTCGGGCCCGCCCCGCGAGGTGATCGAGGTCGCGCGCGAGAGGATGCTCGCCAAGCATCCGCGCACGCGCTTCGTGCTCGGGCATATGGCGATGCTCTACTACGACCCGGGGAGGCTCGGAACGCTGCTGGACACCTATCCGAACGCCGACCTGGAGACATCCGCCGCGATTCAGGACCTGGGCCGCGCGCCCCGCCTGTGGAGAGAGTTCTTCCTCAAGTACCAGGACCGCATCCTCTTCGGCACCGACGGCAACCGGCGCCGCACGATCGACGACTTCTGGACCCCGCACTGGCGCTTCCTGGAGACGTTCGACGAGCACTTCTTTCATCCGGCCCAGGTCCGCACCCCCGGCGGCTCGCCGGGCCACGGGCGCTACAACATCTACGGGATCGGCCTTCCGGACGAAGTGCTGCGCAAGATCTACTTCGAGAACGCGCTCCGGCATCTTCCCTACATGCGCGA
- a CDS encoding PQQ-dependent dehydrogenase, methanol/ethanol family: MIRNRRMWLLLAVVAGAGAFIAGEQESGGYPHQEILLNPPAGEWLNYGRDQDGTHHSPLDQVDAGNVDRLGLAWSYDTGSYPGQLEGTPIVAGGTMYGTLTWSVVFAVDARTGEEKWRWDPGIPQTQYVTDARGIRHRRGPSLCCGPVNRGVALYDGKVYVGLLNGSLAALDAGTGEEVWRVQVRSPLDDYSITGAPRIVDGMVITGISGAEFGVRGFVSAYDAQTGELIWRFYTVPGDPTEPFESEALERAAETWTGAWWRYGGGGTVWDGMAWDPELDLLYFGVGNGGPWARDIRSPAGGDNLYLTSIMAVRPRTGEYVWHYQTTPGDDWDYAATQPLILADLVIGGRERQVIMQAPKNGFFYVIDRVTGEFISAEPFARVTWAMGYDPETGRPIETDFARYGIEGALISPGSDGAHNWHATSWNPATGLVYLPGQETSRWYSVDPDFAIEPGQPGFGMGRRRPAAGPIRGVDVAAELPAVLPQAGPRDREIDPMVVGMGGSGAFLAAWDPVAREERWRHRFEQRGVSGGTLTTAGNLVFHGNGGGSFNAYRADDGEMLWEYPLAPGFANPVTYMLDGRQYVSVVTGRGGSYAPGRVYTFALDADLPAPSMEPQAPPPPPPVEPPPDGFLGGMGGAELPDLPGSDLAREACTRCHSADRIINNRRSAEEWRLFVGEKYARGFINATTPEQRAAIVDYMTRALPRG; the protein is encoded by the coding sequence TTGATTCGCAACCGAAGGATGTGGCTTCTCCTGGCCGTGGTGGCCGGTGCCGGCGCGTTTATCGCCGGAGAGCAGGAGTCGGGAGGCTACCCGCACCAGGAGATCCTGCTCAACCCGCCCGCCGGGGAGTGGCTCAACTACGGCCGCGACCAGGACGGCACCCACCACAGCCCCCTCGACCAGGTCGACGCCGGCAACGTGGACCGGCTCGGCCTGGCCTGGAGCTACGACACCGGCTCGTACCCGGGCCAACTGGAGGGGACGCCGATCGTCGCGGGCGGCACCATGTACGGCACGCTCACCTGGAGCGTCGTCTTCGCCGTCGACGCACGCACCGGCGAGGAGAAGTGGCGCTGGGACCCGGGGATCCCGCAGACCCAGTACGTCACCGACGCGCGCGGCATCCGGCACCGGCGGGGGCCGAGCCTGTGCTGCGGCCCGGTCAACCGGGGCGTGGCCCTCTACGACGGCAAGGTCTACGTGGGGCTCCTGAACGGGAGCCTGGCCGCGCTGGACGCGGGAACGGGGGAGGAGGTGTGGCGGGTGCAGGTGCGGAGCCCGCTCGACGACTACAGCATCACCGGCGCCCCGCGCATCGTCGACGGCATGGTGATCACGGGAATCAGCGGCGCCGAGTTCGGCGTGCGCGGCTTCGTGTCGGCCTATGACGCGCAGACCGGCGAGCTGATCTGGCGCTTCTACACGGTGCCGGGCGATCCCACCGAGCCCTTCGAGAGCGAGGCCCTGGAGCGGGCGGCCGAGACCTGGACCGGCGCCTGGTGGCGGTACGGGGGCGGCGGGACGGTGTGGGACGGGATGGCCTGGGATCCGGAGCTGGACCTGCTCTACTTCGGGGTGGGCAACGGAGGGCCCTGGGCGCGCGATATCCGGAGCCCGGCGGGCGGCGACAACCTCTATCTCACCTCGATCATGGCGGTGCGCCCGCGCACGGGCGAGTACGTCTGGCACTACCAGACCACGCCCGGCGACGACTGGGACTACGCCGCCACCCAGCCCCTCATCCTCGCGGATCTGGTCATCGGCGGGCGCGAGCGGCAGGTCATCATGCAGGCGCCCAAGAACGGCTTCTTCTACGTGATCGATCGCGTGACCGGCGAGTTCATCTCCGCGGAGCCGTTCGCGCGGGTGACCTGGGCGATGGGGTACGACCCGGAGACCGGGCGCCCGATCGAGACCGACTTCGCGCGTTACGGCATCGAGGGCGCGCTCATCTCTCCCGGCTCCGATGGCGCCCACAACTGGCATGCCACCTCGTGGAATCCGGCCACCGGCCTCGTCTACCTGCCCGGGCAGGAGACCTCCCGCTGGTACTCCGTGGATCCGGACTTCGCGATCGAGCCCGGGCAGCCGGGCTTCGGGATGGGACGCCGCCGGCCGGCCGCAGGGCCGATCAGGGGCGTCGACGTGGCCGCCGAGCTTCCCGCCGTCCTGCCCCAGGCCGGGCCCCGGGATCGCGAGATCGACCCCATGGTGGTCGGGATGGGGGGCTCCGGTGCCTTTCTGGCCGCGTGGGATCCGGTCGCCCGGGAGGAGCGCTGGCGGCACCGCTTCGAGCAGCGGGGCGTCTCCGGCGGTACGCTGACCACCGCCGGCAACCTGGTGTTCCACGGGAACGGGGGCGGGTCCTTCAACGCCTATCGCGCGGACGACGGCGAGATGCTGTGGGAATACCCGCTCGCGCCCGGCTTCGCCAATCCCGTGACGTACATGCTGGACGGCCGGCAATACGTCTCGGTGGTGACCGGCCGGGGCGGCAGCTACGCGCCGGGCCGGGTCTACACCTTCGCGCTGGACGCGGACCTGCCCGCGCCGTCGATGGAGCCGCAGGCGCCCCCGCCGCCTCCCCCGGTCGAGCCGCCTCCCGACGGGTTCCTGGGCGGCATGGGTGGAGCGGAGCTGCCGGATCTGCCCGGGAGCGATCTGGCGCGCGAAGCCTGCACGCGGTGCCACTCGGCCGACCGGATCATCAACAACCGCCGCAGCGCCGAAGAGTGGCGGCTGTTCGTGGGCGAGAAGTACGCCCGCGGCTTCATCAACGCGACCACGCCGGAGCAGCGCGCGGCGATCGTCGACTACATGACACGCGCCCTCCCGAGAGGTTGA
- a CDS encoding glucosamine-6-phosphate deaminase has protein sequence MEPIRSFRRGALRVEVYGTPGELGEAAAARVERGLASAIASRGEANLVFAAAVSQLSFLGALGRKAIDWARVTVFHLDEYTELPEEHPASFRRFLREHILDAARPGCVHLMRGDADDLQGEIERYESLLQAHPLDVACIGIGENGHIAFNDPPVADFDDPLLVKEVELDDACRLQQMHDGWFSSFDETPRRALTLTVPAIMSSAVISCVVPGERKADAVHDALNGPIATACPASILRRHHNATLLLDPASAARV, from the coding sequence GTGGAACCCATCCGGTCGTTCCGCAGGGGCGCGCTCCGCGTGGAGGTGTACGGGACGCCCGGGGAGCTGGGGGAGGCGGCCGCCGCGCGCGTCGAGAGGGGGCTGGCCTCCGCGATCGCGAGCAGAGGGGAAGCCAATCTGGTGTTTGCCGCTGCGGTGTCTCAGTTGTCCTTCCTGGGAGCCCTGGGGCGGAAGGCCATCGACTGGGCGAGGGTCACCGTCTTCCACCTCGACGAGTACACGGAACTCCCGGAGGAGCATCCCGCGAGCTTCCGCAGGTTCCTGCGCGAGCACATACTGGACGCGGCGCGGCCGGGTTGCGTGCACCTGATGCGCGGTGATGCGGATGATCTGCAGGGAGAGATCGAGCGATACGAGTCGCTCCTCCAGGCGCACCCGCTGGACGTGGCCTGCATCGGCATCGGCGAGAACGGGCACATCGCCTTCAACGATCCCCCCGTGGCCGATTTCGACGATCCGCTCCTGGTGAAGGAGGTCGAACTCGACGATGCCTGCCGCCTGCAGCAGATGCACGACGGCTGGTTCTCCTCGTTCGACGAGACCCCAAGGCGCGCGCTCACCCTGACGGTTCCGGCCATCATGAGCAGCGCGGTCATCAGCTGCGTGGTGCCGGGAGAGCGCAAGGCGGACGCCGTGCACGACGCGCTCAACGGCCCGATCGCAACCGCGTGTCCGGCGTCGATTCTGCGCCGACACCACAACGCCACACTTCTCCTGGACCCCGCCTCGGCGGCCCGCGTGTGA
- a CDS encoding Nramp family divalent metal transporter has protein sequence MNQPRGTQPVKQSATRGRSLSGKTLVALSAVGPGLFLIGYNIGTGSITTMGMAGARYGMNLLWALVLSGIFTYVLMVGFGRLTLVTGRTALQSFKTGIPRVGKVLALYVLAALVLGELVALTGVMGIVAELLQEGIRLASPGDALVVPTGWIVLAVASAIFLMLWFGHYRLFEKVLTGFVILMVFCFVAVFFMVSPTYSAVVAGMVPSIPDTPDASRLVAAMAGTTCSAAVFIVRSTVVAEKGWTVDDLGREKRDALVSASVMVFLSAMVMAVAAGTLFVHGMTMESTLEMIGLLEPIGGDVAAFLLIVGISGAGLSTVFPLVLIAPWLVADYAGWKRDLRSRSSRLLIGLGLLFSFGSVFLAQTPPVLMVIAMALQAAILPAVAIPAFYLLNRREVMGNEHVASPGWNAGLIAVIAFSLVTTWFAVTGLLG, from the coding sequence ATGAATCAGCCCCGCGGTACGCAGCCGGTGAAGCAGTCCGCCACGAGAGGGCGGTCGCTTTCCGGGAAGACCCTGGTCGCACTGAGTGCAGTGGGGCCGGGGCTTTTCCTGATCGGGTACAACATCGGCACGGGCAGCATCACCACCATGGGGATGGCGGGCGCCCGGTACGGCATGAACCTGCTCTGGGCGCTCGTGCTGTCGGGGATCTTCACGTACGTCCTGATGGTGGGGTTCGGGCGCCTGACGCTGGTTACCGGGCGGACGGCGCTGCAGAGCTTCAAGACCGGGATCCCCAGGGTCGGGAAGGTCCTGGCGCTGTACGTGCTGGCTGCGCTGGTGCTGGGCGAGCTGGTCGCGCTGACCGGGGTGATGGGGATCGTTGCGGAGCTGCTCCAGGAGGGGATCCGGCTCGCCTCGCCGGGGGATGCGCTCGTGGTCCCGACCGGCTGGATCGTGCTGGCGGTCGCCAGCGCCATCTTCCTCATGCTCTGGTTCGGGCACTACCGGCTCTTCGAGAAGGTCCTGACCGGCTTCGTCATCCTGATGGTGTTCTGCTTCGTCGCCGTCTTCTTCATGGTGTCGCCGACGTACTCCGCGGTGGTCGCGGGCATGGTCCCGTCGATCCCGGACACGCCGGACGCCAGCCGCCTGGTGGCCGCCATGGCGGGCACGACCTGTTCGGCGGCGGTCTTCATCGTGCGGAGCACGGTGGTGGCCGAGAAGGGGTGGACCGTGGACGATCTCGGCCGCGAGAAGCGGGACGCGCTGGTGTCGGCTTCGGTGATGGTCTTCCTGAGCGCGATGGTCATGGCGGTGGCGGCCGGCACCCTGTTCGTGCACGGCATGACCATGGAGTCGACGCTGGAGATGATCGGGCTGCTGGAGCCGATCGGGGGCGACGTCGCGGCCTTCCTGCTGATCGTCGGCATCTCGGGGGCCGGGCTGTCCACGGTCTTTCCCCTGGTGCTGATCGCGCCTTGGCTGGTCGCCGACTACGCCGGGTGGAAACGGGATCTGCGCTCGCGGTCGTCGAGGCTCCTGATCGGGTTGGGGCTCCTGTTCTCCTTCGGTTCGGTGTTCCTGGCGCAGACGCCGCCGGTGCTCATGGTGATCGCCATGGCGCTGCAGGCGGCCATCCTGCCCGCCGTGGCCATCCCCGCGTTCTACTTGCTGAACCGCAGGGAGGTGATGGGGAACGAGCATGTGGCTTCGCCGGGATGGAACGCGGGGCTGATCGCGGTGATCGCGTTCTCGCTGGTCACGACCTGGTTCGCGGTCACGGGACTCCTGGGATGA
- a CDS encoding RagB/SusD family nutrient uptake outer membrane protein — protein MKTTTRAILTLPVVFLLSACSEDFTLLSPISERNVEAFYQTPTDFDVAINGAYATLASNGAYNRSYVLLHEMRSDNTMNGGGATGLAEVFHRIAHFSELSTQEELSIPWTTAYQGIARTNLILDRVDNLEDQNVASRIRGEALFIRSLFYYHLGVLWGNVPLQLEAVTSPNVEVNQVGADVVYTQIAEDLEAAQGLLPASYSGADVGRATSGAANALLGLVYLTNGQSGAAAEALRRVVSSGQYTLLPNYADLWGVANENNAESVFELQYKAGGTGTGSQFTDYYTPFGGSGGVGAGNAPQVLSPGIDEIHSMQYMMAENDARGMGGTFAVSDEGNVYVKKWESIPFAQADADNNFPVFRYADVLLMLAEALGEGGEAYGLINQVRARAGASPIDAGTPGTFQEKLLFERQLEFITEGKRWADLLRFGVAQQVMSSFEPLRAAGLSAGDIRLVYPIPQREIDVSPGEMVQNPG, from the coding sequence ATGAAAACGACAACACGAGCCATACTGACGCTCCCGGTGGTTTTCCTCCTCTCCGCCTGCAGCGAGGACTTCACGCTGCTGAGCCCGATCTCCGAGCGGAACGTGGAGGCCTTCTACCAGACGCCCACAGACTTCGACGTCGCCATCAACGGCGCCTACGCCACCCTTGCGAGCAACGGCGCCTACAACCGGTCCTACGTCCTCCTGCACGAGATGCGCTCCGACAACACGATGAACGGAGGCGGCGCGACAGGTCTCGCGGAGGTGTTCCACCGCATCGCCCACTTCTCCGAGCTGTCGACGCAGGAGGAGTTGTCCATTCCCTGGACGACGGCGTACCAGGGCATCGCGCGCACCAACCTCATCCTCGATCGGGTGGACAATCTCGAGGACCAGAACGTCGCCAGCCGCATCCGCGGTGAAGCGCTCTTCATCCGTTCGCTGTTCTACTACCACCTCGGCGTCCTCTGGGGGAACGTGCCACTGCAGCTCGAAGCGGTGACTTCGCCCAACGTCGAGGTCAACCAGGTGGGCGCGGACGTGGTCTACACGCAGATCGCCGAGGACCTCGAGGCCGCCCAGGGGCTGCTGCCGGCCTCCTACAGCGGGGCGGACGTGGGGCGCGCCACCAGCGGCGCCGCCAATGCCCTGCTGGGTCTGGTCTATCTGACCAACGGCCAGTCGGGTGCCGCGGCGGAGGCGCTGCGCCGGGTGGTGAGCTCCGGACAGTACACCCTGCTTCCGAACTACGCCGACCTCTGGGGCGTGGCCAACGAGAACAACGCCGAGTCGGTTTTCGAGCTCCAGTACAAGGCCGGCGGGACCGGGACCGGAAGCCAGTTCACCGACTACTACACGCCGTTCGGCGGATCCGGCGGGGTCGGTGCGGGCAACGCGCCCCAGGTCCTCTCCCCGGGCATCGACGAGATCCACTCGATGCAGTACATGATGGCGGAGAACGACGCGCGCGGCATGGGCGGGACCTTCGCCGTCTCGGACGAAGGCAACGTGTACGTCAAGAAGTGGGAGAGCATCCCCTTCGCGCAGGCCGACGCCGACAACAACTTCCCCGTCTTCCGCTACGCGGACGTGCTGCTGATGCTGGCCGAGGCGCTCGGCGAGGGCGGGGAGGCGTACGGGCTGATCAACCAGGTGCGCGCGCGTGCCGGAGCGTCGCCCATCGATGCCGGCACCCCCGGGACGTTCCAGGAGAAGCTGCTGTTCGAGCGGCAGCTCGAGTTCATCACCGAGGGCAAGCGCTGGGCCGACCTCCTCCGTTTCGGGGTCGCACAGCAGGTGATGTCGAGCTTCGAGCCCCTGAGGGCGGCCGGTCTGTCGGCCGGGGACATCCGGCTGGTGTATCCGATCCCGCAGCGCGAGATCGACGTGTCGCCGGGAGAGATGGTGCAGAACCCGGGCTGA
- a CDS encoding TonB-dependent receptor, producing the protein MRTNLRNSFGLLVGVLATALPLQAQVTGAVTSAETGEPLATVQVSIEGTGIGGLTNEEGRYLLINVPSGPQVVLFQYLGFETERREITVTEGEAVVQDVALTGTVLGLDELVVVGYGTQLRREVTGAVTSVPGIEIAQASVTPNLQTALQGRLAGVNVAESSGEPGTAPQVLVRGRGSISAGTEPLYVIDGVPYSMNLNIEGEVSLQRASFGVTRANPLANLNANDIETIEVLKDAAAAAIYGSRGSNGVILITTKRGERGAPPQVSFRAYGGVQTAFNRPRLMNAAENIQYVKDARNNSYLQGRDPLNPASPAYNPLYNPDNNAGRAENGASGSQLIPEAYVNWDGTDSDWIGAVLEEAVLQNYDASVRGGSENLAYFVSGSYMDQSGVIKGSNFRRLALRANLTLDPSDRLQLNVDVNSAYADHDRKAAHAPYFGRPPGLIYSAMVSSPVARIYDAEGNYLQRGENSINALGNGMTSTNHALAARDYIDDDLQTGRVFGSVSADLDLRDDLRYRALFGYDYDTRNRHFYQGTRLQYRGRNVPDPYAQALSGQSRNWLLENTLTWNRSSGPHSFNVLAGYTAEHQFDDTQDVIARNFPDDQVRTINGGEITGGDQQQSEWSLVSALGRVNYTLLNRYLATATFRSDRSSRFGWGNQTGYFPSLSLGWQMTEEPFMRGSTFFSQLKPRVSYGVTGNFQIPNYGSIGLVGRQPYVLGDAVVAGATPRTLGNRELTWETTRQLNMGVDFGILADRIYGAFDYYVSNTEDLLLNVNVPSSTGFATVLTNVGEVRNTGFEAQITSRNLVGAFQWSTDLSLGMNTNEVVKLGPEGDPILAAGVAGVRHITQVGGEIGAYYGYVHDGIYQSEADIASSPVDSRNVTPGDIKWKDVNGDGRITADDRTELGSYNPDMTWGLFNRFAFGDIELSVFFQGVVGREVLNLTRRHLTAQGNFNAYGNLVGNYWRSPEEPGNGWDPKPDRQDHGGNTRPSNYQMEDGSYTSFKSISLSWNVPPDLVGGIFGQAPGSVRVFGAVNNVFMWTDYWGWNPEASVQSTGLTPGQDYGAYPLMRAFQFGAEIGF; encoded by the coding sequence ATGCGAACAAACTTACGAAACTCGTTTGGACTGCTCGTCGGCGTGCTCGCGACGGCGCTGCCGCTGCAGGCCCAGGTGACCGGCGCCGTCACATCCGCCGAGACCGGAGAACCGCTCGCCACCGTCCAGGTGTCCATCGAGGGCACGGGCATCGGGGGCCTGACCAACGAAGAGGGCCGGTACCTCCTGATCAACGTCCCCTCCGGGCCGCAGGTCGTCCTCTTCCAGTACCTCGGCTTCGAGACCGAGCGCCGCGAGATCACGGTCACGGAGGGTGAGGCGGTGGTGCAGGACGTGGCCCTCACCGGAACCGTGCTCGGCCTGGACGAGCTGGTGGTCGTCGGGTACGGAACCCAGTTGCGCAGGGAAGTGACGGGCGCGGTGACCTCGGTCCCGGGCATCGAAATCGCCCAGGCTTCGGTGACGCCCAACCTGCAGACCGCGCTTCAGGGGCGGCTGGCCGGCGTAAACGTCGCCGAGTCGTCCGGAGAACCGGGCACGGCTCCGCAGGTTCTGGTCCGCGGCAGAGGCTCGATCTCCGCCGGCACAGAGCCCCTCTATGTCATCGACGGCGTGCCGTACTCGATGAACCTGAACATCGAAGGCGAGGTGAGCCTGCAGAGGGCCAGCTTCGGCGTGACGCGGGCCAACCCGCTGGCCAACCTCAACGCCAACGATATCGAAACCATCGAGGTCCTGAAGGACGCAGCAGCCGCGGCCATCTACGGCTCGCGCGGCTCCAACGGCGTCATCCTGATCACGACCAAGCGCGGGGAGCGCGGCGCGCCGCCGCAGGTGAGCTTCCGGGCCTACGGCGGTGTGCAGACCGCCTTCAATCGGCCGCGCCTGATGAACGCAGCGGAGAACATCCAGTACGTGAAGGATGCCCGCAACAACTCCTACCTGCAGGGCCGGGATCCCCTGAATCCCGCGAGTCCCGCCTACAACCCGCTCTACAATCCGGACAACAACGCCGGCCGCGCCGAGAACGGGGCGAGCGGATCGCAGTTGATCCCGGAGGCCTACGTGAACTGGGACGGGACCGACAGCGACTGGATCGGCGCCGTCCTCGAGGAGGCGGTGCTGCAGAACTACGACGCCTCCGTCCGGGGAGGCTCGGAGAATCTCGCGTACTTCGTATCGGGCTCCTACATGGACCAGTCCGGCGTCATCAAGGGCTCCAACTTCCGGAGGCTCGCGCTGCGCGCCAACCTGACCCTGGATCCGAGCGACCGGCTCCAGTTGAACGTGGACGTCAACTCGGCCTACGCCGACCACGACCGCAAGGCGGCGCACGCGCCCTACTTCGGCAGGCCGCCGGGTCTCATCTACTCGGCGATGGTGTCCTCGCCCGTGGCGCGCATCTACGACGCCGAGGGCAACTACCTGCAGCGGGGCGAGAACAGCATCAACGCCCTGGGCAACGGCATGACCAGCACCAATCACGCCCTGGCCGCCCGCGACTACATCGACGACGATCTGCAGACGGGACGCGTGTTCGGCAGCGTGTCGGCCGACCTGGACCTGCGGGACGACCTCCGCTACCGCGCGCTCTTCGGCTACGACTACGACACCAGAAACCGGCACTTCTACCAGGGAACGCGCCTGCAGTACCGCGGGCGGAACGTCCCCGACCCGTACGCGCAGGCCCTCTCGGGTCAGAGCCGCAACTGGCTGCTCGAGAACACCCTGACCTGGAACAGGTCGTCAGGCCCGCACAGCTTCAACGTGCTGGCCGGGTACACGGCCGAGCATCAGTTCGACGACACTCAGGACGTGATAGCCCGGAATTTCCCGGACGATCAGGTCAGGACCATCAACGGCGGCGAGATCACGGGCGGGGACCAGCAACAGTCGGAGTGGTCGCTGGTATCCGCGCTGGGACGGGTCAACTACACCCTCCTGAACCGCTATCTCGCAACCGCGACCTTCCGGTCCGACCGCTCATCGCGCTTCGGGTGGGGGAATCAGACGGGCTACTTCCCCTCGCTGTCGCTCGGGTGGCAGATGACCGAGGAGCCCTTCATGCGGGGGAGCACCTTCTTCAGCCAGCTCAAGCCGCGCGTCAGCTACGGCGTCACCGGGAACTTCCAGATCCCGAACTACGGCTCCATCGGCCTGGTCGGGCGCCAGCCCTACGTGCTGGGCGACGCCGTGGTCGCCGGAGCCACTCCGCGGACGCTGGGCAACCGCGAACTGACGTGGGAGACCACGCGGCAGCTCAACATGGGCGTGGACTTCGGGATCCTGGCCGACCGTATCTACGGTGCCTTCGACTACTACGTCTCGAACACCGAAGACCTGCTGCTGAACGTGAACGTGCCGTCCTCCACGGGCTTCGCGACCGTCCTGACCAACGTCGGCGAGGTCCGCAACACGGGCTTCGAGGCGCAGATCACTTCGCGGAACCTGGTCGGCGCCTTCCAGTGGTCCACGGACCTCAGCCTGGGCATGAACACCAACGAGGTCGTAAAGCTCGGCCCCGAAGGCGACCCGATCCTCGCCGCCGGCGTGGCGGGCGTCCGGCACATCACCCAGGTCGGGGGCGAGATCGGCGCCTACTACGGCTACGTCCACGACGGCATCTACCAGAGCGAGGCGGACATCGCCTCCAGCCCCGTCGACTCACGGAACGTCACGCCCGGAGACATCAAGTGGAAGGACGTCAACGGCGACGGGCGCATCACCGCCGACGACCGCACCGAGCTGGGCAGCTACAACCCGGACATGACGTGGGGCCTGTTCAACCGCTTCGCCTTCGGGGATATCGAGCTCAGCGTCTTCTTCCAGGGCGTGGTCGGGCGCGAGGTGCTGAACCTCACCCGCCGGCACCTGACGGCTCAAGGCAACTTCAACGCGTACGGAAACCTGGTCGGCAACTACTGGAGGTCGCCGGAGGAGCCGGGCAACGGCTGGGACCCCAAGCCCGACCGGCAGGACCACGGCGGGAACACCAGGCCGTCCAACTACCAGATGGAGGACGGCTCCTACACGAGCTTCAAGAGCATCTCGCTCTCCTGGAACGTGCCGCCGGATCTGGTTGGCGGGATCTTCGGCCAGGCGCCGGGCAGCGTGCGGGTCTTCGGCGCCGTGAACAACGTCTTCATGTGGACGGACTACTGGGGCTGGAATCCCGAAGCGAGCGTCCAGTCCACCGGGCTCACGCCGGGGCAGGACTACGGAGCGTATCCGCTGATGCGGGCGTTCCAGTTCGGCGCCGAGATCGGATTCTAA
- a CDS encoding TonB-dependent receptor plug domain-containing protein translates to MSTPTAFPRMRAMFLVTAAAFAAGCATTPGIDSAPADAASTPEGASDDQVRVGYGTQERDEVTGAVSSIRAEDAGREVTSIIDLMEGRLPGVTVRRLGNGDVSIRVRGAGSFMGGGEPLFVIDGRTIMAPAGSALMAISPRDVVRIDVLKDAGATAIYGSRGANGVIVITTRR, encoded by the coding sequence ATGAGCACGCCGACCGCGTTCCCGCGCATGCGCGCAATGTTCCTGGTGACGGCGGCCGCTTTCGCGGCAGGTTGCGCCACCACCCCCGGCATCGACTCGGCACCTGCCGATGCCGCGTCCACCCCCGAAGGCGCCTCCGACGACCAGGTGCGCGTCGGTTACGGAACCCAGGAGCGGGATGAGGTGACGGGCGCGGTGTCCTCCATCAGGGCGGAGGACGCCGGACGGGAGGTCACGAGCATCATCGACCTTATGGAGGGCCGCCTGCCGGGCGTGACCGTCCGGCGCCTGGGCAATGGCGATGTCTCGATCCGGGTGCGGGGGGCCGGGTCGTTCATGGGGGGCGGGGAGCCGCTGTTCGTGATCGACGGCCGGACGATCATGGCGCCGGCCGGCTCGGCCCTCATGGCCATCAGCCCCAGGGATGTCGTACGCATCGACGTCCTGAAGGATGCCGGCGCCACGGCGATCTACGGAAGCCGCGGCGCGAACGGCGTCATCGTGATCACAACGCGCAGATAG